From Bacteroides uniformis:
GTAACGCTATCGGCCAATGCTTCGGACAACAGATTGGGAGCCGTTTTCTTCCGTATCTGGCATATCTTGAGATTTTTGCATCCCTTAAAGGCAGCATCTTCGATGTTCTTGGTCTTGTCGGAAAGGATAATCCTGGTCAGCGTCTCCTTACCTACAAATGTACTGTCGTCCATTTGCTTGCAGAAGGCATATGCCGGAATGCAATTGGCAGGATATACATAAAAACGGTTTGGATAAGTCCCGTTCTTGCCTGCATACATGCTGATGGAGGCATTGGAAATGTCCAGCAGTTGCAGGTTTTTGAATTCATCCCGTAGATGCCTGAAATCTACGGCATTCAGCTTGCCCTGCAGGGTCAGTTGGGTGATTTCATTGGCTTCCGCTTCTGTCATCAGTTCCACCAGGGTGCCAGGTTTGGCCACGTAGTATCTTTTGGATTTTTGTGCCGAGGCATTCAGCATTAACGCCAGTCCGGCAACGGCTAAAAGTATTTTTCTTAGTTTCATGTTTGTCGATTCCAGATTGATTTTTCAAATATAAGAAGAAACCGGCAGGAATACATGAAGTTTTTTCTTTTTATTATTATTTTTGTCGGATATTAATCAAAATGAGATACAAATGGAGACGGAAGAAACAGTGAAGGAAGAGTGTGTTGCTATGAGTAAAACAAAACGTATTTGGCTGGCATTCGTTGATATAGTACTGTTTACTGTACTTTTTATGATTTTTCTGTTTTTGTTTGCCATACCTTTTGCGATTGCTTTCCCTGAGTTGAAGACACAAGCTGGTGGGATGAGCGTCTATTTAATGATGTTGAATGAAGTCTTGATGTTGGCCAGTGGGCTTATTGCCGCTTGTATGGTGCTGGGCTTTAGGAAGCTTCCTTTTTCGGGCTTGGGCTTGTCTTTGAAGGGATGGGGTAGAAGCCTGCTGAACGGAGCTTTGTTTGTCGTGTTCTTGTATGCAGTTGGTTTTGGCTTGTCTTTATTGTTGGGGGCTGTGGAAGTGGCAGGGGTCTTGTTTTCTCCCATTTCGTTGTTGTCGAGTCTTTTGCTTTATTTTTTAGTGGCAGTTACGGAAGAAGTTATTGGACGCGGTTTCATTTTAGGGCGTATGCTGGATGGAGGCGTCAATAAGTTTGTGGCATTGCTTATCTCTGCGGTGTTATTTTCGTTGATGCATCTTTTCAATCCCAGCTTTGCCTTCGTCCCGTTTTTGAATATCATGCTGGCGGGTTGTTTCTTGGGAGCTTCCTATATATACACGCGTAACCTCTGTTTCCCCATTGCCTTGCATTGGTTCTGGAACTGGATTCAAGGTTCTGTTTTGGGATATAAAGTCAGTGGAAATGAATTTAGCAATAAGAATCTGCTGATTCTTCACTTTCCGGAAGAAAATCTGATAAATGGAGGAACTTTCGGGTTCGAAGGCTCTATTCTGTGTTCACTACTTTTAGTGCTTGGTACAGTAATTATCTTAAGACACTATTATAAGGGATTAGTGATTAGGGATTAATGATTAATGATTAATGATTAATACGGAAACCATTAACCACTAACCATTAATCACTAATCCCTAATCACTAATTCTGTTCCACTCCTTTCATTGTCAGCTGTATGCGTTTCCGGTCCATATCTATGCTGAGTACCTTTACGCGTATATGTTGATGAATGGACACTACTTCATTAGGGTCTGATATGAATCTGTCGGCGAGTTGGGAGAGGTGTACCAGTCCGTTTTCCTTGATGCCTATATCGACAAATGCGCCGAAGTTGGTGATGTTTCCTACGATGCCGGGCAATTCCATGCCTTCGCGCAGGTCGCTGATGGTGCGCACGTTCTTATCAAATTCAAATATTTTTATCGGTCCGCGTGGGTCACGTCCGGGCTTGTCCAGCTCTTGCAGGATGTCTTTCAGTGTCGGCATGCCCACGGTGGGGGAGAGGTAGCGTTCCGGATTAATCTTCAGACGCAGCTCCCGGTTGGCTATCAGCTCGGCTACGCTGCAACCCAAGTCCTTTGCCATTTGTTCTACGATGCAATAGCTTTCCGGGTGTACGGCAGTATTGTCCAGCGGATTCTTTGCCTGCGGAATGCGTAGGAAGCCGGCACATTGCTCAAACGCCTTGGCACCCATACGAGGTACTTTCATCAGTTCCTTGCGCGAGGTGAAGGCACCGTTTTCGGCGCGATAGTTCACAATGTTCTGTGCCAGTTGCGGACCCAATCCCGAGATGTAGGTCAGTAGATGGCTGCTTGCGGTGTTCAGGTTGACACCTACCAAGTTTACACAGTTTTCTACGGTCTGGTCCAGTGATTTTTTCAGCTTGGTTTGGTCCACATCATGCTGGTATTGCCCCACACCAATAGATTTCGGGTCAATCTTTACCAACTCTGCCAGCGGGTCCATCAGTCGTCTGCCTATGGACACAGCACCGCGTACGGTGACGTCGTAGTCGGGAAACTCGTCCCGTGCAATTTTAGAGGCCGAATAGATGGAAGCTCCCTGCTCGCTGACGATGAATATCTGTATGTCGCGGTTGAAGCGCTGATGTTTCAAGAACTCCTCCGTCTCGCGGCTGGCAGTTCCGTTACCTATGGCTACGGCATCTATCTTATAAGACTCTATCATCATTTGCAGCTTGGCAAATGCCTCTTTCTGCTTGCTGACCGGAGGGTGGGGGTAGATGTTCTCATTGTGGAGCAGATTTCCTTGTGCATCGAGGCACACAACTTTACAACCCGTACGAAATCCGGGGTCTATACCCATCACACGCTTTTGCCCCAGTGGTGAAGCCAGCAACAACTGACGGAGGTTTTCGGCAAATACCTTGATGGCTTCCTCATCAGCACGTTCCTTACTTTGCGTGGCAAATTCCGTCTCTATGGATGGCTTCAATAGGCGTTTGTAGGAATCCTGCACGGCTTCTGCCACTTGCTGTCCGCAGGGGTTGTTGCTCCGCACGAATTGGCGTTCCAGCCGTTCCACGCACTCCTCATCGTCCGGGCTGATGCTGACTTTCAGCAGGCCTTCCGCTTCGGCACGCCGGATGGCGAGCAGGCGGTGGGAGTTGCATCGCTTCAACGATTCGGAGCAGTCGAAGT
This genomic window contains:
- a CDS encoding CPBP family intramembrane glutamic endopeptidase, translating into METEETVKEECVAMSKTKRIWLAFVDIVLFTVLFMIFLFLFAIPFAIAFPELKTQAGGMSVYLMMLNEVLMLASGLIAACMVLGFRKLPFSGLGLSLKGWGRSLLNGALFVVFLYAVGFGLSLLLGAVEVAGVLFSPISLLSSLLLYFLVAVTEEVIGRGFILGRMLDGGVNKFVALLISAVLFSLMHLFNPSFAFVPFLNIMLAGCFLGASYIYTRNLCFPIALHWFWNWIQGSVLGYKVSGNEFSNKNLLILHFPEENLINGGTFGFEGSILCSLLLVLGTVIILRHYYKGLVIRD
- a CDS encoding Tex family protein; the protein is MIQHFHRMISAALGISEKQIVQTLGLLNDGATIPFISRYRKEVTGGLDEVQIESIKTHYEKLNEIAKRKETILNTIQEQGKLTAELQKRIEETWDNTLLEDIYLPYKPKRKTRAEAARQKGLEPLATLLMLQRDPHPEERAANYVKGDVKNVEDALKGARDIIAEHVSEDERARNSVRNAFARQGILTAKVVKGKEEEATKYRDYFDCSESLKRCNSHRLLAIRRAEAEGLLKVSISPDDEECVERLERQFVRSNNPCGQQVAEAVQDSYKRLLKPSIETEFATQSKERADEEAIKVFAENLRQLLLASPLGQKRVMGIDPGFRTGCKVVCLDAQGNLLHNENIYPHPPVSKQKEAFAKLQMMIESYKIDAVAIGNGTASRETEEFLKHQRFNRDIQIFIVSEQGASIYSASKIARDEFPDYDVTVRGAVSIGRRLMDPLAELVKIDPKSIGVGQYQHDVDQTKLKKSLDQTVENCVNLVGVNLNTASSHLLTYISGLGPQLAQNIVNYRAENGAFTSRKELMKVPRMGAKAFEQCAGFLRIPQAKNPLDNTAVHPESYCIVEQMAKDLGCSVAELIANRELRLKINPERYLSPTVGMPTLKDILQELDKPGRDPRGPIKIFEFDKNVRTISDLREGMELPGIVGNITNFGAFVDIGIKENGLVHLSQLADRFISDPNEVVSIHQHIRVKVLSIDMDRKRIQLTMKGVEQN